The following proteins are encoded in a genomic region of Anguilla anguilla isolate fAngAng1 chromosome 15, fAngAng1.pri, whole genome shotgun sequence:
- the lrrfip1a gene encoding golgin subfamily A member 4 isoform X10, which yields MGTQGTGRKRIPNRERLTAEDDALNQIAREAEARLAAKRAARAEAREIRMKELERQQKEIYQVQKKYYGLDNKWGDIEQWMEDSERYSRHSRRNTSVSDDEERMSVGSRGSLRSDLDPAGAYGGASVGGSTHSLKKSKKKKKKHSRASNGYEDDYSIISSRSSRLSDESKASRPPRLDLQLGNYSSSDLYSTNSLPSSRLPSSTQNGSRPSEYSGFLGSNSRASSRASSARASPVVEERSDRDFLEKGSRTASTLSAATLASLGGTSSRRGSGDTALSVDTEASIREIKEIHELKDQIQDVEAKHMQSLKEVKDSLVEVEEKYRKAMVSNAQLDNEKSNLMYQVDTLKDSLMELEEQLCEARREFEAKAKDFEREKYAHSVLQFQFNEMKETLKQSEELLTEIRQLRMKQDGFVREISDLQETVEWKDKKIGALERQKEYSDAIRNERDELRDEVVQLKDVLKKHGIVLGADLTTNGEAGEGVLDGLANADSATRLAQDSQTPHAGGDGMLGKVKEAQLGGRDVEEVDSGAVLDKASVHLKKRQQGQTESLEEHDKTMIPGHPSEDHVSSQNSSRYCEITERQYPEKVRSDSTTSTDEVAPVDTGHSNGVESYACPHSITESDNRPVCHPEVQVVITGPEEEMTGEGESVGNSADKGENKVIHERSEDVGERCNSAGLGEVESAAENNLEARSVSEKSKDEVAYENLNAVQDAAQGDFKEGFENTESCVDGSIQIEDMLENAAESSALECHKNDSKDTAEWLETNHLNPEQGSEIEDRDGAEKVLKSAKMGEFGDMKSGEDDEKCSSLAAKDPGSTEVPNMEQGPGTFAMDSKQLNGADQDKAQSGDSLTTGLPHPPTAQQSQQKAEEPPAQTATKTPQQDRSGASGKKKKKRKKKGKKGGVHESSSKECEKPDDDDGDMPESSVSTVEELVEQAEISSREHLTSEKGEKSETSTLPEGLEDDTMTNRENKPSLFEGERANDEAVEILAKTEKVKPLEGCPMSAAGADNADGFEKVEDTQLSGPASQVETQTRNDTEEVKEEQSPETQEAESVKTGDPVAANEPNPKLENTDDLKGESALDQEVENAGKSESDLTTYIADCVNLGSAQEQSLEEMETGTDRNKVQPQGSQGTQEYVPSSLSIETEDLAAAPPETGTTEDIDSCEEAESLLQDEPADPLNILEEKQPSVDNSVELEREEPENIAIPEEDPSVKAPSQESVANQGTQECVLLSPSSETEELAAAPSETGATEDLDSCKEAESLMQDELTDSPDFPGEKQPSIDNSVEQETEESENMAIPEEDASVNVPPEGSMGHGEESTEGGQGITEDGNCPGKEHCDDAEGLGTSSTETNSQDSGRESGESADQQQVDSMVDEGLSKEEEDTLVVEEKLDEVEPLPQEEVDNHKEEDENEEGESFEFEDDLEVSANLVSGGGTHEDEGAGSTPTEGGGEQEDGSKAEPQAGTDQNETQDNVEAHLTKSEEPRYEKDKESTTREEPDTAQVDKVQNETQPGEDVFEEGTCTTAAERNVTQRTASQETEESVSQTNEQNGRRDSSKSNKKGKGKGKEDCRMS from the exons gctgagGCGAGACTCGCAGCTAAGAGAGCGGCACGGGCAGAGGCTCGAGAGATCCGCATGAAGGAGCTGGAGAGACAACAGAAAGAg ATCTATCAGGTCCAGAAG AAATACTACGGCCTGGACAACAAATGGGGTGACATTGAGCAGTGGATG GAAGACAGTGAGAGGTACTCCCGCCACTCACGGAGAAACACCTCG GTCTCAGATGATGAAGAGCGGATGTCAGTGGGGAGCCGAGGCAGCCTAAGG TCGGATCTGGACCCGGCAGGAGCCTACGGAGGGGCGAGCGTTGGG ggATCCACTCATTCGCTCaagaagtcaaagaaaaagaaaaagaagcacTCCCGGGCC AGCAATGGCTATGAGGATGATTACAGCATAATATCCAGTCGG AGCTCGAGGCTGAGCGACGAGAGCAAAGCGTCCAGGCCGCCACGACTCGACCTGCAACTG GGAAACTACAGCTCCTCCGACCTGTACAGTACCAACAGCCTTCCCTCCTCCAGACTGCCAAGCTCCACCCAGAACGGCTCCAGG CCATCGGAGTACAGCGGCTTTCTGGGGTCCAACTCTCGCGCTTCTTCCAGGGCCAGCTCTGCCCGCGCCAGCCCAGTG GTGGAAGAGAGGTCGGACAGAGACTTTCTGGAAAAG GGGTCCCGGACCGCTTCCACCCTATCGGCCGCTACCCTCGCCTCACTGGGCGGGACTTCCTCCCGGAGAGGAAGTGGCGACACCGCCCTCTCGGTCGACACGGAGGCCTCCATTCGGGAGATTAAG GAAATTCATGAGCTGAAGGATCAGATTCAAGATGTGGAAGCCAAGCACATGCAGAGCCTGAAAGAAGTCAAG GACTctctggtggaggtggaggagaagtACCGTAAGGCCATGGTGTCCAACGCCCAGCTGGACAATGAGAAGTCCAATCTGATGTACCAGGTGGACACTCTGAAGGATTCTCTaatggagctggaggagcagctgtgTGAGGCACGCCGAGAGTTTGAGGCGAAGGCCAAG GATTTTGAGCGTGAGAAGTATGCCCACAGCGTGCTGCAGTTCCAGTTCAACGAGATGAAGGAGACCCTAAAACAGAGCGAGGAGCTGCTGACC GAAATCCGTCAGCTCCGTATGAAACAGGACGGCTTTGTCAGGGAGATCTCTGACCTGCAGGAAACCGTGGAGTGGAAGGATAAAAAGATTGGG GCCTTAGAAAGGCAGAAGGAGTATTCTGATGCAATCCGGAATGAGCGGGATGAGCTCAGGGATGAGGTGGTCCAACTGAAAGATGTTCTAAAG AAACACGGGATAGTACTGGGGGCTGACCTGACAACCAATGGGGAAGCAGGAGAAGGTGTACTCGATGGGCTGGCCAATGCAGACTCTGCTACAAGATTGGCTCAGGACTCCCAGACACCCCATGCGGGCGGTGACGGCATGCTAG GCAAAGTCAAGGAGGCACAGCTGGGAGGTAGAGATGTGGAGGAGGTGGACAGTGGAGCGGTCTTGGATAAAGCTTCAGTTCACCTAAAGAAAAGGCAGCAAGGGCAGACAGAATCTCTAGAAGAGCATGATAAAACAATGATTCCAGGCCATCCAAGTGAAGATCATGTGTCTTCACAAAACTCCAGCCGTTATTGTGAAATAACTGAAAGACAGTACCCGGAAAAGGTCCGGTCTGACTCGACCACGAGCACTGATGAGGTCGCACCTGTTGATACTGGGCACAGTAATGGCGTAGAGTCATATGCCTGCCCCCATAGCATCACAGAGTCTGACAACAGACCTGTCTGTCACCCTGAGGTACAGGTGGTTATAACAGGCCCAGAGGAAGAGATGACGGGTGAAGGAGAAAGTGTAGGAAACAGCGCAGATAAGGGAGAGAACAAGGTCATTCATGAGAGGTCAGAAGATGTAGGTGAAAGATGTAACAGTGCTGGGTTAGGAGAGGTGGAAAGTGCTGCTGAGAATAATCTAGAAGCCAGATCAGTTAGTGAAAAATCAAAGGACGAAGTAGCGTATGAAAATCTAAATGCAGTACAAGATGCAGCACAGGGGGATTTCAAAGAGGGCTTTGAAAATACAGAATCATGTGTGGATGGATCCATCCAAATTGAAGACATGTTGGAAAACGCTGCAGAGAGCAGTGCACTGGAGTGCCACAAGAATGACAGCAAAGACACAGCCGAATGGCTAGAAACCAACCATCTCAACCCAGAACAGGGAAGTGAGATAGAGGACAGAGATGGGGCAGAAAAAGTTTTGAAATCAGCTAAAATGGGTGAGTTTGGGGACATGAAGAGTGGTGAGGATGACGAGAAGTGTTCAAGTTTGGCCGCAAAGGATCCTGGCTCAACAGAGGTCCCCAATATGGAACAAGGACCAGGGACTTTTGCCATGGATTCAAAGCAACTCAATGGCGCTGATCAGGACAAAGCTCAGTCAGGTGACTCTTTGACCACAGGCTTGCCTCATCCTCCGACAGCTCAACAGAGCCAACAGAAAGCAGAAGAACCCCCCGCACAGACGGCCACGAAGACACCGCAACAAGATCGAAGTGGCGcctcaggaaaaaagaaaaaaaagaggaagaagaaaggcAAGAAAGGTGGAGTGCATGAGAGCAGCTCCAAAGAATGTGAAAAAccagatgatgatgatggggaCATGCCGGAGAGCAGCGTAAGTACAGTGGAAGAGTTAGTAGAGCAAGCTGAGATATCCAGCAGGGAGCACCTCACATCAGAAAAAGGGGAGAAATCTGAGACCAGCACTCTACCGGAAGGCTTGGAGGATGATACCATGACTAATAGAGAGAACAAACCCTCACTCTTTGAAGGAGAACGGGCTAATGATGAGGCAGTCGAAATCTTggcaaaaacagagaaagtcAAGCCTCTGGAGGGCTGTCCCATGTCCGCAGCTGGTGCTGATAATGCCGACGGGTTTGAGAAGGTGGAGGACACTCAGCTGTCAGGGCCTGCTTCTCAGGTGGAAACTCAGACAAGAAATGACACAGAAGAGGTGAAGGAAGAACAAAGCCCTGAAACTCAAGAGGCAGAGTCCGTCAAGACTGGTGACCCAGTGGCTGCAAATGAACCAAACCCAAAGCTTGAGAACACAGATGACCTCAAGGGTGAAAGTGCGCTAGACCAGGAGGTTGAAAATGCAGGTAAATCTGAATCTGACCTGACTACATATATTGCAGATTGTGTTAATTTAGGTTCTGCCCAAGAGCAAAGTTTGGAGGAAATGGAGACAGGTACAGACAGGAACAAGGTGCAACCTCAGGGGAGCCAGGGCACCCAGGAATATGTGCCCTCAAGTCTATCCATAGAAACTGAAGATCTTGCTGCTGCACCACCTGAGACAGGGACAACTGAAGACATTGACAGCTGTGAGGAGGCCGAATCACTGTTGCAGGATGAACCAGCTGACCCACTCAACATTCTTGAAGAAAAGCAGCCATCTGTGGACAACTCTGTGGAGCTAGAGAGGGAAGAGCCAGAGAACATAGCGATACCAGAAGAGGACCCCAGTGTAAAAGCACCATCACAGGAAAGTGTGGCGAATCAAGGCACCCAGGAATGTGTACTCTTAAGTCCATCCTCAGAAACGGAAGAACTGGCTGCCGCACCATCTGAGACAGGAGCAACTGAAGACCTTGACAGCTGTAAGGAGGCTGAATCACTGATGCAGGATGAGCTGACTGATTCACCTGACTTTCCTGGAGAAAAGCAGCCATCCATAGACAACTCTGTGGAGCAAGAGACGGAAGAGTCAGAGAATATGGCAATACCAGAAGAGGACGCCAGTGTAAACgtaccaccagagggcagtatgGGACACGGAGAAGAATCTACagaaggggggcaggggatCACAGAAGATGGGAATTGCCCTGGGAAAGAACATTGTGATGATGCTGAAGGACTGGGCACTTCCAGCACTGAAACAAATAGCCAGGACTCaggaagagagagtggggaaTCTGCAGACCAGCAGCAGGTAGACAGCATGGTAGATGAGGGCCTATCCAAAGAAGAGGAAGACACATTGGTGGTAGAAGAAAAGCTGGATGAGGTTGAGCCTCTGCCCCAGGAGGAGGTGGACAACCACAAGGAGGAGGATGAAAATGAAGAAGGAgaatcatttgaatttgaggaTGATCTTGAAGTGTCAGCAAATTTGGTCTCAGGAGGAGGGACCCATGAGGATGAAGGAGCAGGATCAACACCCACAGAAGGTGGGGGAGAACAGGAGGATGGCAGCAAGGCCGAACCCCAAGCGGGGACCGACCAAAACGAGACCCAAGATAATGTGGAGGCCCACTTGACCAAATCTGAAGAGCCAAGATACGAGAAGGACAAGGAAAGCACGACCAGAGAAGAGCCGGACACAGCGCAGGTTGATAAAGTGCAAAATGAGACTCAACCAGGAGAGGACGTATTTGAGGAAGGGACATGTACGACTGCAGCAGAGAGAAATGTCACGCAGAGAACGGCCAGCCAGGAAACGGAGGAAAGTGTATCACAGACCAACGAACAAAATGGCAGGAGAGATTCATCCAAGAGCAATAAGAAAGGCAAGGGTAAAGGCAAAGAAGACTGTCGCATGTCTTAG
- the lrrfip1a gene encoding golgin subfamily A member 4 isoform X5: MGTQGTGRKRIPNRERLTAEDDALNQIAREAEARLAAKRAARAEAREIRMKELERQQKEIYQVQKKYYGLDNKWGDIEQWMEDSERYSRHSRRNTSVSDDEERMSVGSRGSLRSDLDPAGAYGGASVGGSTHSLKKSKKKKKKHSRASNGYEDDYSIISSRSSRLSDESKASRPPRLDLQLGNYSSSDLYSTNSLPSSRLPSSTQNGSRPSLLCSDAPHSRSLRGSVYEDSLYSSARRFSGSSSRAPSEYSGFLGSNSRASSRASSARASPVVEERSDRDFLEKGSRTASTLSAATLASLGGTSSRRGSGDTALSVDTEASIREIKEIHELKDQIQDVEAKHMQSLKEVKDSLVEVEEKYRKAMVSNAQLDNEKSNLMYQVDTLKDSLMELEEQLCEARREFEAKAKDFEREKYAHSVLQFQFNEMKETLKQSEELLTEIRQLRMKQDGFVREISDLQETVEWKDKKIGALERQKEYSDAIRNERDELRDEVVQLKDVLKKHGIVLGADLTTNGEAGEGVLDGLANADSATRLAQDSQTPHAGGDGMLGKVKEAQLGGRDVEEVDSGAVLDKASVHLKKRQQGQTESLEEHDKTMIPGHPSEDHVSSQNSSRYCEITERQYPEKVRSDSTTSTDEVAPVDTGHSNGVESYACPHSITESDNRPVCHPEVQVVITGPEEEMTGEGESVGNSADKGENKVIHERSEDVGERCNSAGLGEVESAAENNLEARSVSEKSKDEVAYENLNAVQDAAQGDFKEGFENTESCVDGSIQIEDMLENAAESSALECHKNDSKDTAEWLETNHLNPEQGSEIEDRDGAEKVLKSAKMGEFGDMKSGEDDEKCSSLAAKDPGSTEVPNMEQGPGTFAMDSKQLNGADQDKAQSGDSLTTGLPHPPTAQQSQQKAEEPPAQTATKTPQQDRSGASGKKKKKRKKKGKKGGVHESSSKECEKPDDDDGDMPESSVSTVEELVEQAEISSREHLTSEKGEKSETSTLPEGLEDDTMTNRENKPSLFEGERANDEAVEILAKTEKVKPLEGCPMSAAGADNADGFEKVEDTQLSGPASQVETQTRNDTEEVKEEQSPETQEAESVKTGDPVAANEPNPKLENTDDLKGESALDQEVENAGKSESDLTTYIADCVNLGSAQEQSLEEMETGTDRNKVQPQGSQGTQEYVPSSLSIETEDLAAAPPETGTTEDIDSCEEAESLLQDEPADPLNILEEKQPSVDNSVELEREEPENIAIPEEDPSVKAPSQESVANQGTQECVLLSPSSETEELAAAPSETGATEDLDSCKEAESLMQDELTDSPDFPGEKQPSIDNSVEQETEESENMAIPEEDASVNVPPEGSMGHGEESTEGGQGITEDGNCPGKEHCDDAEGLGTSSTETNSQDSGRESGESADQQQVDSMVDEGLSKEEEDTLVVEEKLDEVEPLPQEEVDNHKEEDENEEGESFEFEDDLEVSANLVSGGGTHEDEGAGSTPTEGGGEQEDGSKAEPQAGTDQNETQDNVEAHLTKSEEPRYEKDKESTTREEPDTAQVDKVQNETQPGEDVFEEGTCTTAAERNVTQRTASQETEESVSQTNEQNGRRDSSKSNKKGKGKGKEDCRMS, translated from the exons gctgagGCGAGACTCGCAGCTAAGAGAGCGGCACGGGCAGAGGCTCGAGAGATCCGCATGAAGGAGCTGGAGAGACAACAGAAAGAg ATCTATCAGGTCCAGAAG AAATACTACGGCCTGGACAACAAATGGGGTGACATTGAGCAGTGGATG GAAGACAGTGAGAGGTACTCCCGCCACTCACGGAGAAACACCTCG GTCTCAGATGATGAAGAGCGGATGTCAGTGGGGAGCCGAGGCAGCCTAAGG TCGGATCTGGACCCGGCAGGAGCCTACGGAGGGGCGAGCGTTGGG ggATCCACTCATTCGCTCaagaagtcaaagaaaaagaaaaagaagcacTCCCGGGCC AGCAATGGCTATGAGGATGATTACAGCATAATATCCAGTCGG AGCTCGAGGCTGAGCGACGAGAGCAAAGCGTCCAGGCCGCCACGACTCGACCTGCAACTG GGAAACTACAGCTCCTCCGACCTGTACAGTACCAACAGCCTTCCCTCCTCCAGACTGCCAAGCTCCACCCAGAACGGCTCCAGG ccgTCCCTGCTGTGCAGCGACGCCCCCCACTCTCGAAGCCTCAGG GGATCTGTGTATGAGGACAGCTTGTACAGCAGCGCACGGCGATTTAGTGGCTCCAGTTCTCGTGCT CCATCGGAGTACAGCGGCTTTCTGGGGTCCAACTCTCGCGCTTCTTCCAGGGCCAGCTCTGCCCGCGCCAGCCCAGTG GTGGAAGAGAGGTCGGACAGAGACTTTCTGGAAAAG GGGTCCCGGACCGCTTCCACCCTATCGGCCGCTACCCTCGCCTCACTGGGCGGGACTTCCTCCCGGAGAGGAAGTGGCGACACCGCCCTCTCGGTCGACACGGAGGCCTCCATTCGGGAGATTAAG GAAATTCATGAGCTGAAGGATCAGATTCAAGATGTGGAAGCCAAGCACATGCAGAGCCTGAAAGAAGTCAAG GACTctctggtggaggtggaggagaagtACCGTAAGGCCATGGTGTCCAACGCCCAGCTGGACAATGAGAAGTCCAATCTGATGTACCAGGTGGACACTCTGAAGGATTCTCTaatggagctggaggagcagctgtgTGAGGCACGCCGAGAGTTTGAGGCGAAGGCCAAG GATTTTGAGCGTGAGAAGTATGCCCACAGCGTGCTGCAGTTCCAGTTCAACGAGATGAAGGAGACCCTAAAACAGAGCGAGGAGCTGCTGACC GAAATCCGTCAGCTCCGTATGAAACAGGACGGCTTTGTCAGGGAGATCTCTGACCTGCAGGAAACCGTGGAGTGGAAGGATAAAAAGATTGGG GCCTTAGAAAGGCAGAAGGAGTATTCTGATGCAATCCGGAATGAGCGGGATGAGCTCAGGGATGAGGTGGTCCAACTGAAAGATGTTCTAAAG AAACACGGGATAGTACTGGGGGCTGACCTGACAACCAATGGGGAAGCAGGAGAAGGTGTACTCGATGGGCTGGCCAATGCAGACTCTGCTACAAGATTGGCTCAGGACTCCCAGACACCCCATGCGGGCGGTGACGGCATGCTAG GCAAAGTCAAGGAGGCACAGCTGGGAGGTAGAGATGTGGAGGAGGTGGACAGTGGAGCGGTCTTGGATAAAGCTTCAGTTCACCTAAAGAAAAGGCAGCAAGGGCAGACAGAATCTCTAGAAGAGCATGATAAAACAATGATTCCAGGCCATCCAAGTGAAGATCATGTGTCTTCACAAAACTCCAGCCGTTATTGTGAAATAACTGAAAGACAGTACCCGGAAAAGGTCCGGTCTGACTCGACCACGAGCACTGATGAGGTCGCACCTGTTGATACTGGGCACAGTAATGGCGTAGAGTCATATGCCTGCCCCCATAGCATCACAGAGTCTGACAACAGACCTGTCTGTCACCCTGAGGTACAGGTGGTTATAACAGGCCCAGAGGAAGAGATGACGGGTGAAGGAGAAAGTGTAGGAAACAGCGCAGATAAGGGAGAGAACAAGGTCATTCATGAGAGGTCAGAAGATGTAGGTGAAAGATGTAACAGTGCTGGGTTAGGAGAGGTGGAAAGTGCTGCTGAGAATAATCTAGAAGCCAGATCAGTTAGTGAAAAATCAAAGGACGAAGTAGCGTATGAAAATCTAAATGCAGTACAAGATGCAGCACAGGGGGATTTCAAAGAGGGCTTTGAAAATACAGAATCATGTGTGGATGGATCCATCCAAATTGAAGACATGTTGGAAAACGCTGCAGAGAGCAGTGCACTGGAGTGCCACAAGAATGACAGCAAAGACACAGCCGAATGGCTAGAAACCAACCATCTCAACCCAGAACAGGGAAGTGAGATAGAGGACAGAGATGGGGCAGAAAAAGTTTTGAAATCAGCTAAAATGGGTGAGTTTGGGGACATGAAGAGTGGTGAGGATGACGAGAAGTGTTCAAGTTTGGCCGCAAAGGATCCTGGCTCAACAGAGGTCCCCAATATGGAACAAGGACCAGGGACTTTTGCCATGGATTCAAAGCAACTCAATGGCGCTGATCAGGACAAAGCTCAGTCAGGTGACTCTTTGACCACAGGCTTGCCTCATCCTCCGACAGCTCAACAGAGCCAACAGAAAGCAGAAGAACCCCCCGCACAGACGGCCACGAAGACACCGCAACAAGATCGAAGTGGCGcctcaggaaaaaagaaaaaaaagaggaagaagaaaggcAAGAAAGGTGGAGTGCATGAGAGCAGCTCCAAAGAATGTGAAAAAccagatgatgatgatggggaCATGCCGGAGAGCAGCGTAAGTACAGTGGAAGAGTTAGTAGAGCAAGCTGAGATATCCAGCAGGGAGCACCTCACATCAGAAAAAGGGGAGAAATCTGAGACCAGCACTCTACCGGAAGGCTTGGAGGATGATACCATGACTAATAGAGAGAACAAACCCTCACTCTTTGAAGGAGAACGGGCTAATGATGAGGCAGTCGAAATCTTggcaaaaacagagaaagtcAAGCCTCTGGAGGGCTGTCCCATGTCCGCAGCTGGTGCTGATAATGCCGACGGGTTTGAGAAGGTGGAGGACACTCAGCTGTCAGGGCCTGCTTCTCAGGTGGAAACTCAGACAAGAAATGACACAGAAGAGGTGAAGGAAGAACAAAGCCCTGAAACTCAAGAGGCAGAGTCCGTCAAGACTGGTGACCCAGTGGCTGCAAATGAACCAAACCCAAAGCTTGAGAACACAGATGACCTCAAGGGTGAAAGTGCGCTAGACCAGGAGGTTGAAAATGCAGGTAAATCTGAATCTGACCTGACTACATATATTGCAGATTGTGTTAATTTAGGTTCTGCCCAAGAGCAAAGTTTGGAGGAAATGGAGACAGGTACAGACAGGAACAAGGTGCAACCTCAGGGGAGCCAGGGCACCCAGGAATATGTGCCCTCAAGTCTATCCATAGAAACTGAAGATCTTGCTGCTGCACCACCTGAGACAGGGACAACTGAAGACATTGACAGCTGTGAGGAGGCCGAATCACTGTTGCAGGATGAACCAGCTGACCCACTCAACATTCTTGAAGAAAAGCAGCCATCTGTGGACAACTCTGTGGAGCTAGAGAGGGAAGAGCCAGAGAACATAGCGATACCAGAAGAGGACCCCAGTGTAAAAGCACCATCACAGGAAAGTGTGGCGAATCAAGGCACCCAGGAATGTGTACTCTTAAGTCCATCCTCAGAAACGGAAGAACTGGCTGCCGCACCATCTGAGACAGGAGCAACTGAAGACCTTGACAGCTGTAAGGAGGCTGAATCACTGATGCAGGATGAGCTGACTGATTCACCTGACTTTCCTGGAGAAAAGCAGCCATCCATAGACAACTCTGTGGAGCAAGAGACGGAAGAGTCAGAGAATATGGCAATACCAGAAGAGGACGCCAGTGTAAACgtaccaccagagggcagtatgGGACACGGAGAAGAATCTACagaaggggggcaggggatCACAGAAGATGGGAATTGCCCTGGGAAAGAACATTGTGATGATGCTGAAGGACTGGGCACTTCCAGCACTGAAACAAATAGCCAGGACTCaggaagagagagtggggaaTCTGCAGACCAGCAGCAGGTAGACAGCATGGTAGATGAGGGCCTATCCAAAGAAGAGGAAGACACATTGGTGGTAGAAGAAAAGCTGGATGAGGTTGAGCCTCTGCCCCAGGAGGAGGTGGACAACCACAAGGAGGAGGATGAAAATGAAGAAGGAgaatcatttgaatttgaggaTGATCTTGAAGTGTCAGCAAATTTGGTCTCAGGAGGAGGGACCCATGAGGATGAAGGAGCAGGATCAACACCCACAGAAGGTGGGGGAGAACAGGAGGATGGCAGCAAGGCCGAACCCCAAGCGGGGACCGACCAAAACGAGACCCAAGATAATGTGGAGGCCCACTTGACCAAATCTGAAGAGCCAAGATACGAGAAGGACAAGGAAAGCACGACCAGAGAAGAGCCGGACACAGCGCAGGTTGATAAAGTGCAAAATGAGACTCAACCAGGAGAGGACGTATTTGAGGAAGGGACATGTACGACTGCAGCAGAGAGAAATGTCACGCAGAGAACGGCCAGCCAGGAAACGGAGGAAAGTGTATCACAGACCAACGAACAAAATGGCAGGAGAGATTCATCCAAGAGCAATAAGAAAGGCAAGGGTAAAGGCAAAGAAGACTGTCGCATGTCTTAG